One window of the Leishmania panamensis strain MHOM/PA/94/PSC-1 chromosome 16 sequence genome contains the following:
- a CDS encoding kinesin, putative (TriTrypDB/GeneDB-style sysID: LpmP.16.1430.A~disrupted due to non-sequenced internal amino acid repeat), protein LAETEETLQETSAKLADTEDTLQETSAKLAETEDTLQETSAKLAETEETLSLEVISVKEQLRAAQVLSEQQCVYLDHVMAYVGASYSVTLDGLTELQWMAVEDMVMQTSSVVRRVSQAAHDEVERMKEMCNIADDNYKMTAERFDILRRILGKIDQDVKEASVEIDGQERRQSGSSRATPHRLGDVSNRENSMERKSCPMSRLSSMQL, encoded by the coding sequence GCTGGCTGAGAccgaggagacgctgcaggagacaTCCGCCAAGCTGGCCGACACCGAGgacacgctgcaggagacaTCCGCCAAGCTCGCTGAGACCGAGgacacgctgcaggagacaTCCGCCAAGCTGGCTGAGACCGAGGAGACACTTTCTTTGGAAGTGATATCTGTGAAAGAGCAACTTCGTGCTGCACAAGTGCTGAGCGAGCAGCAGTGTGTTTACCTTGACCACGTGATGGCGTATGTTGGTGCATCGTACAGTGTTACTCTGGATGGGCTGACAGAGCTGCAGTGGATGGCTGTTGAGGATATGGTGATGCAGACCAGCTCTGTTGTCCGCCGTGTGAGCCAAGCTGCACAtgacgaggtggagcgcaTGAAGGAGATGTGCAACATTGCGGATGACAACTACAAAATGACGGCAGAGCGATTTGACATCCTGCGGCGCATTCTTGGCAAGATCGACCAAGATGTGAAGGAAGCGAGTGTGGAGATCGACGGTCAGGAGCGGCGACAAAGCGGCTCTTCTCGCGCGACGCCGCATCGCTTGGGTGACGTGTCGAACCGCGAGAACAGCATGGAGCGCAAGTCATGCCCAATGTCTCGGCTCTCGTCTATGCAGCTGTAA